One Melanotaenia boesemani isolate fMelBoe1 chromosome 8, fMelBoe1.pri, whole genome shotgun sequence DNA segment encodes these proteins:
- the gadd45aa gene encoding growth arrest and DNA-damage-inducible, alpha, a, whose product MYNMTFEELSGDYSQERMDTVAKALEEVLTSALLQGCITVGVYEAAKSLNVDPDNVVLCILATDDDDVKDVALQIHFTLIQAFCCENDINILRVNNTRRLAEILTGGGGGKQAGGEPMDLHCVLVTSPHSTSWKDPALSKLSRFCRESRCLDQWVPIINLPER is encoded by the exons ATGTACAACATGACTTTTGAGGAACTAAGTGGAGATTATTCGCAGGAAAG AATGGATACAGTGGCGAAAGCTTTGGAAGAAGTTTTGACCTCAGCTTTGCTACAGGGCTGCATTACAGTCGGTGTCTACGAGGCTGCTAAATCTCTCAACGT AGACCCCGATAATGTGGTTTTATGTATCCTGGCAACCGACGACGACGACGTTAAAGACGTGGCCCTGCAGATCCATTTTACGCTCATTCAAGCTTTCTGTTGCGAGAATGACATCAACATCCTGCGAGTCAACAACACCAGGCGCCTGGCAGAGATCCTGACcggaggaggaggtgggaagCAGGCTGGGGGAGAACCTATGGATCTACACTGTGTTCTTGTTACT agCCCACATTCCACCTCCTGGAAGGACCCTGCTTTAAGCAAACTCAGCCGATTCTGCAGGGAGAGCCGCTGCTTGGACCAGTGGGTCCCCATCATCAATCTGCCTGAGCGATGA